From the Ciona intestinalis chromosome 2, KH, whole genome shotgun sequence genome, one window contains:
- the LOC100184116 gene encoding uncharacterized protein LOC100184116, with translation MGDQAKENLSSSSYDSWSIVAAGYVDPRRSVDEHRNHRRITDGALHWQHRPRVYPFNEAKSASTNVLTPNDRSQYKSDFIQMQRIHPDYRPSSLNRRNNPHPNLAFHVKHMLNQKVPVVRTRMTMEEFNRKPMDSPYESNTHRVYRRYRQSEIVRAKPSRKVEAAVSGIVPELNENDDPALAKLFPVIPRNSRLTADRAQELTNSVITPRKNKHQPHLSANASGPEQVFPHLPIKDLNKPSLKPVQGRPNAIEATSWEPTPSARTTSRVFGRKRADPNKIEDEAKAIVPELPTPKSKSLMFKEYAQYPKYAPQMISDFYSGKTKKGVTRPYVY, from the exons TTGCAGCCGGATATGTTGACCCACGTCGCTCAGTAGATGAGCACCGTAATCACCGTCGAATCACTGATGGCGCTTTACACTGGCAACACCGGCCTCGGGTTTATCCGTTTAACGAAGCAAAAAG tgCTTCTACCAACGTACTAACACCGAATGACAGAAGCCAGTACAAGTCGGATTTCATTCAAATGCAACGAATTCATCCAGATTACAGACCATCCTCATTAAACAGGCGAAACAACCCCCATCCAAATCTAGCGTTTCACGTAAAACACATGTTAAACCAG AAAGTCCCAGTTGTTCGAACACGGATGACCATGGAAGAATTTAACAGAAAACCTATGGATTCGCCTTACGAGTCCAACACTCATAGAGTTTATAGAAGATACAGACAGTCG GAAATTGTTCGCGCCAAGCCGTCAAGAAAAGTCGAGGCTGCGGTTTCAGGCATCGTCCCAGAACTCAACGAAAATGACGACCCAGCTCTG GCGAAATTGTTTCCAGTGATACCGAGAAATTCAAGGCTTACGGCGGACAGGGCGCAGGAACTTACTAATTCTGTTATAACACCAAGAAAGAACAAACATCAGCCACATTTATCAG CTAATGCTTCTGGCCCTGAACAAGTGTTTCCCCATCTTCCaattaaagatttaaataaaccaagtCTAAAGCCAGTTCAAG GTCGTCCTAATGCAATCGAAGCAACTTCATGGGAACCTACACCTAGTGCTCGGACAACTTCGCGTGTTTTCGGAAGAAAACGAGCAGACCCAAACAAAATCGAGGACGAGGCAAAGGCTATTGTCCCAGAGTTACCAACGCCCAAATCCAAATCGTTAATGTTTAAAGAGTACGCACAGTATCCAAAATACGCTCCACAAATGATTAGCGACTTCTATAGCGGAAAAACTAAGAAAGGAGTAACTCGTCCATACGTTTACTAG
- the LOC108951018 gene encoding mediator of RNA polymerase II transcription subunit 24-like isoform X2, producing the protein MLQNSADLKHLVITSWKERWSEKKWSIHVKKLMTSPSDMLHVSDVLVSQSFIGSSPNALLLRYISYALECGLLSYASVITAVSKHEDLSKIESTKAVYGLLKDCLQVVCKTRLMEDAMELCFSLRMVLKWLLQNIEQCLKRVWDMYGSTAEEIIKLNCDILKLIATKPRTSGLLIIARFAEGGVWSHIETDLAVIKNSSGQHPLHSEISASCHHVSQLSKCSISPKPVYKLPVSSTLCQSIMSLILLE; encoded by the exons ATGCTGCAAAACTCCGCCGATCTCAAGCACCTAGTCATTACGTCGTGGAAGGAACGATGGAGTGAAAAGAAATGGTCCATCCATGTAAAGAAACTGATGACAAGTCCGTCGGATATGCTTCACGTGTCAGATGTATTAGTATCACAATCTTTTATTGGCAGTTCCCCCAATGCGCTTTTGTTGCGTTACATATCATATGCGTTGGAATGCGGACTGTTATCTTATGCGTCGGTTATTACTGCTGTATCAAAACATGAGGATTTAAGTAAAATTGAAAGTACAAAAGCTGTTTATGGTCTGTTGAAAGACTGTCTTCAGGTGGTTTGCAAAACAAGACTGATGGAAGATGCAATGGAGTTATGTTTTTCTCTTCGAATGGTTTTGAAATGGCTTCTACAAAACATTGAACAATGTCTCAAACGAGTATGGGACATGTATGGTTCTACTGCAgaagaaataattaaattgaaCTGTGATATACTTAAACTTATTGCTACAAAACCACGCACATCAGGACTCTTAATAATAGCCAGGTTTGCTGAAGGGGGAGTGTGGAGTCATATTGAGACTGATTTGGCTGTAATCAAAAACTCATCTGGTCAACATCCTCTTCATAGTGAGATAAGTGCATCTTGTCATCATGTGTCTCAGTTATCAAAATGTTCTATTTCTCCCAAACCAGTTTACAAGCTGCCGGTGTCCAGCACATTATGTCAATCTATAATGTCACTCATTCTACTTGAA TAA
- the LOC101243493 gene encoding cation channel sperm-associated protein 3-like, translating to MFVETESDLNVCVNNMEKKSRRGAVISHNEGVADGRDNSPYMADNDVESEENEWEEEPGCESWRKDKAIHELAQKISESEVFNGLIMAAIFANSIIMMLDVNNYYPSMKPYFPAADIAFLAIYSIEFVVKIYAEPIQYWTTWSNRFDFFILLISYMQVLVDQFFADASKEASWTGALPMLRTLKATRALRAMRAVSFVRGLQVLLTALIDTMKKSFINVMLILLFVMFLFAIFGYYMFGYKGGDEENWGDLGSAFLTLFSFVTVDGWFDAQIEMDERTTPSSRIYTILFIICGHFLIFNIFVGVNIMNIQEANENYHEQVIAEKEAILARKKESILHRQHEDVRKLKEKQKEKDCGNFYEMVKSFQESLHNDDYVIQEDLITNLDWMELYIETLAHMDEGVVKIRQYHYEISHILTQAFSKEISKRLGE from the exons GAGACTGAAAGTGATTTAAATGTATGTGTAAACAACATGGAGAAGAAAAGTCGGAGAGGTGCTGTGATTTCGCACAACGAAGGGGTGGCAGATGGCCGCGATAACTCCCCGTACATGGCCGACAACGATGTTGAAAGTGAGGAAAACGAGTGGGAAGAAGAACCCGG GTGCGAAAGCTGGCGGAAGGACAAAGCGATACACGAACTCGCGCAGAAGATTAGCGAAAGCGAAGTTTTTAATGGTCTGATTATGGCGGCAATTTTCGCCAACTCAATAATAATGATGCTTGACGTAAACAACTACTATCCTTCCATGAAACCTTACTTTCCA GCAGCAGACATTGCTTTCCTGGCGATCTATTCTATAGAGTTCGTTGTCAAAATCTATGCAGAACCTATTCAGTATTGGACTACGTGGTCGAACCGATTCGATTTTTTTATCCTTCTTATATCGTATATGCAG GTGCTGGTGGATCAGTTTTTTGCCGATGCCTCAAAAGAAGCTTCTTGGACTGGTGCTCTGCCAATGCTGAGAACTTTAAAAGCAACGCGCGCCCTGCGTGCAATGAGAGCTGTATCATTTGTTCGTGGTTTACAA gTTCTATTGACTGCTCTCATAGACACGATGAAAAAGTCCTTTATCAACGTAATGCTCATACTGCTATTTGTGATGTTTCTCTTCGCTATCTTTGGATATTACATGTTTGGTTACAAAGGGGGAGATGAGGAGAATTGGGGGGATCTTGGTTCTGCATTTCTCACGCTCTTCAGCTTCGTTACG GTCGATGGATGGTTTGATGCACAAATTGAAATGGATGAAAGAACAACGCCCTCCTCACGAATATACACCATACTCTTTATCATTTGTGGACACTTCTTGatattcaatatatttgttgGAGTCAACATAATGAACATTCAGGAGGCAAACGAAAACTACCACGAACAG GTTATTGCTGAAAAGGAAGCTATTTTAGCCAGAAAGAAGGAAAGCATTCTTCATCGACAGCACGAAGACGTAAG aaagttaaaagaaaaacaaaaagagaAAGATTGCGGGAATTTTTATGAGATGGTCAAATCATTTCAAGAATCTTTGCATAATGACGATTACGTCATTCAAGAAGATTTGATCACAAATTTAGATTGGATGGAATTATACATTGAAACTCTTGCCCACATGGATGAGGGAGTTGTAAA GATTCGGCAATATCATTATGAGATATCTCATATACTGACGCAAGCTTTTAGCAAAGAAATTTCAAAGCGACTTGGAGAGTAA
- the LOC108951018 gene encoding mediator of RNA polymerase II transcription subunit 24-like isoform X1, with translation MLQNSADLKHLVITSWKERWSEKKWSIHVKKLMTSPSDMLHVSDVLVSQSFIGSSPNALLLRYISYALECGLLSYASVITAVSKHEDLSKIESTKAVYGLLKDCLQVVCKTRLMEDAMELCFSLRMVLKWLLQNIEQCLKRVWDMYGSTAEEIIKLNCDILKLIATKPRTSGLLIIARFAEGGVWSHIETDLAVIKNSSGQHPLHSEISASCHHVSQLSKCSISPKPVYKLPVSSTLCQSIMSLILLEVEERKLTNIEAIVQQLILLCNIHGLSTSNLIYHLIQTCFMGYLDSRGNDLEQEWCAMVFLRLPKIMVQLKAQLTGSDFESPSKLSSKKIAQFGVDLQEALKMLLKLDSLLDTIDQICDGINCLKLLTEQFVKRELITDAYHQDLQNIRCSMIENMPVNNVKERCLNPVIILKAENNIDQLVKLLSSTDFSEPERLLNTFAGMMSIRSFSALIAAATTTGQLPAFANALIDCNDAMKSCPAETSKNAQIRAVLFDITFLMVCYMIKLYGKETTVGSYIVRSKEETPILLQWINIWWTDKITQISTLKSEPEPNRVENLIPVLRSSQEFKLSMTKWNDICMNLPQSMIELLTARQKGIISITEVVRACTLIKDGCPLSVTLSVMAAVARCARLVVSRNDHIQVLSALTEKSPTQVQSLSNMMYNERFVFFQSVSSSIMSDLLPEFEPKTLNLDKTLHCTLLKQTFIEANQVGWINHAIITKFLDCYNMLGVCGFMRQTLNQILKETHLCGITNAVDIVFAVMRFDIVSTTMYLLKYGLPTFFKTNSRPLAAPIGSAIAKLTVASLDIALNEITLQQKSLLPKSRKQNPMLQNIVFDKQQKVRRLFSQTEHDLPPPGSTPGLPAEDPLIQVLSDFMDLLWNSMESNEGGPQADFIFKFIKLSLESSSLLSRTVKLHIPVPMLSKLRYPLAKDSHVLLFAASDMGNEEIRKLAAHAICVLDS, from the coding sequence ATGCTGCAAAACTCCGCCGATCTCAAGCACCTAGTCATTACGTCGTGGAAGGAACGATGGAGTGAAAAGAAATGGTCCATCCATGTAAAGAAACTGATGACAAGTCCGTCGGATATGCTTCACGTGTCAGATGTATTAGTATCACAATCTTTTATTGGCAGTTCCCCCAATGCGCTTTTGTTGCGTTACATATCATATGCGTTGGAATGCGGACTGTTATCTTATGCGTCGGTTATTACTGCTGTATCAAAACATGAGGATTTAAGTAAAATTGAAAGTACAAAAGCTGTTTATGGTCTGTTGAAAGACTGTCTTCAGGTGGTTTGCAAAACAAGACTGATGGAAGATGCAATGGAGTTATGTTTTTCTCTTCGAATGGTTTTGAAATGGCTTCTACAAAACATTGAACAATGTCTCAAACGAGTATGGGACATGTATGGTTCTACTGCAgaagaaataattaaattgaaCTGTGATATACTTAAACTTATTGCTACAAAACCACGCACATCAGGACTCTTAATAATAGCCAGGTTTGCTGAAGGGGGAGTGTGGAGTCATATTGAGACTGATTTGGCTGTAATCAAAAACTCATCTGGTCAACATCCTCTTCATAGTGAGATAAGTGCATCTTGTCATCATGTGTCTCAGTTATCAAAATGTTCTATTTCTCCCAAACCAGTTTACAAGCTGCCGGTGTCCAGCACATTATGTCAATCTATAATGTCACTCATTCTACTTGAAGTTGAAGAGCGAAAGTTGACAAACATTGAAGCGATTGTGCAGCAGTTAATATTACTGTGTAATATACATGGTCTTTCAACCAGCAATTTAATCTACCATCTGatacaaacttgttttatgGGATACCTCGATTCAAGGGGTAATGATTTAGAGCAAGAGTGGTGTGCAATGGTTTTCCTTCGTTTGCCAAAAATAATGGTCCAGTTAAAGGCTCAACTTACTGGCAGTGACTTTGAGTCTCCAAGCAAACTCTCAAGCAAGAAAATTGCTCAATTTGGAGTTGATTTACAAGAGGCATTAAAAATGTTGCTTAAACTCGACAGTCTGTTAGACACTATTGATCAGATATGTGATGGAATAAACTGCTTAAAACTTTTAACTGAGCAGTTTGTAAAGAGAGAGCTGATTACTGACGCTTATCATCAAGATTTACAGAATATTAGATGCTCAATGATAGAAAATATGCCAGTAAACAATGTTAAAGAAAGGTGCCTAAATCCGGTGATCATACTCAAGGCTGAAAATAATATTGACCAGTTGGTGAAACTTTTAAGCTCCACTGATTTTTCTGAGCCAGAGCGCCTGCTTAATACCTTTGCAGGAATGATGTCAATTCGTAGTTTTAGTGCTTTGATCGCTGCTGCCACCACAACAGGTCAATTGCCGGCTTTTGCCAATGCTTTGATTGACTGCAATGATGCAATGAAGTCATGCCCAGCAGAGACATCAAAGAATGCCCAAATTCGAGCTGTGTTATTTGACATAACATTTCTTATGGTTTGCTATATGATAAAGCTTTATGGTAAAGAAACAACGGTTGGTTCCTATATAGTAAGATCCAAAGAGGAAACTCCTATATTACTACAATGGATCAATATTTGGTGGACCGACAAAATTACTCAAATCAGCACATTGAAATCTGAACCTGAACCAAACAGAGTGGAAAATTTAATTCCAGTGTTAAGAAGTTCACAAGAGTTTAAATTAAGCATGACAAAGTGGAATGATATTTGCATGAACCTTCCGCAATCTATGATAGAGTTGCTCACAGCACGACAGAAAGGAATCATTTCAATCACTGAAGTGGTGCGTGCATGTACTCTAATAAAAGATGGTTGTCCCCTATCTGTTACACTGTCAGTGATGGCAGCCGTTGCACGATGTGCTCGACTTGTAGTAAGTCGCAATGATCACATTCAAGTTTTATCTGCTCTTACTGAAAAAAGCCCCACACAAGTACAGTCCCTGTCAAACATGATGTATAATGAACGGTTTGTCTTCTTCCAATCGGTTTCTTCCTCAATTATGTCAGATTTGTTGCCTGAATTTGaaccaaaaactttaaacttggATAAAACACTTCATTGTACCTTGCTCAAGCAAACTTTTATCGAAGCGAATCAAGTTGGTTGGATTAATCATGCAATTATTACTAAGTTCTTAGATTGTTACAACATGCTTGGTGTTTGTGGGTTCATGAGACAAACTTTAAACCAAATTCTGAAAGAAACTCATCTGTGTGGTATTACGAATGCAGTTGACATTGTATTCGCAGTTATGAGGTTTGATATAGTTTCTACAACAATGTACTTACTAAAATATGGCCTACCCACCTTTTTTAAGACGAATTCACGCCCATTAGCAGCGCCGATTGGAAGCGCAATCGCAAAGCTAACAGTTGCAAGTCTTGATATAGCTTTAAACGAAATCACTCTCCAGCAAAAATCTCTTCTTCCCAAGTCAAGGAAACAAAACCCTATGTTGCAAAACATTGTCTTtgacaaacaacaaaaagttcGTAGACTGTTCAGCCAAACTGAGCACGATCTTCCTCCTCCTGGAAGCACTCCTGGACTTCCTGCAGAGGATCCTCTGATCCAAGTCCTTTCCGACTTCATGGATCTTTTATGGAACTCAATGGAATCCAATGAAGGAGGTCCACAGGCAGATTTCATCTTTAAGTTCATCAAGCTTTCATTAGAATCTTCATCACTGCTTTCACGCACAGTGAAACTTCACATTCCTGTTCCAATGCTTTCCAAGTTGCGTTACCCACTAGCGAAAGACTCACATGTACTTTTGTTTGCTGCTTCCGACATGGGAAATGAAGAAATAAGAAAACTAGCTGCTCATGCAATTTGTGTGTTAGATTCCTAA